From Pseudomonas sp. B21-028, one genomic window encodes:
- the pqqA gene encoding pyrroloquinoline quinone precursor peptide PqqA translates to MWTKPAYTDLRIGFEVTMYFANR, encoded by the coding sequence ATGTGGACTAAACCCGCGTACACCGACCTGCGTATCGGCTTCGAAGTGACGATGTACTTCGCCAATCGATGA
- a CDS encoding aldehyde dehydrogenase family protein, whose translation MIYAQPGTPGAVVSFKPRYGNFIGGEFVAPVHGEYFTNTSPVNGQVIAEFPRSSAADIDKALDAAHAAADAWGKTSVQDRSLVLLKIADRIEQNLEILAVSETWDNGKAVRETLNADVPLAADHFRYFAGCIRAQEGGAAEINELTTAYHFHEPLGVVGQIIPWNFPLLMAAWKLAPALAAGNCIVLKPAEQTPLSIMVFAELIADLLPAGVLNIVHGFGREAGEALATSKRIAKIAFTGSTPVGSHIMKCAAENIIPSTVELGGKSPNIFFEDIMQAEPAFIEKAAEGLVLAFFNQGEVCTCPSRALVQESIYDEFMQVVMKKIEQIKRGDPLDTDTMVGAQASEQQYDKILSYLDIAREEGAELLTGGAAERLEGDLSSGYYIQPTLLKGHNKMRVFQEEIFGPVVGVTTFKDEAEALAIANDSEFGLGAGLWTRDINRAYRMGRAIKAGRVWTNCYHLYPAHAAFGGYKKSGVGRETHKMMLDHYQQTKNLLVSYDINPLGFF comes from the coding sequence ATGATCTACGCACAACCCGGAACCCCAGGTGCCGTCGTTTCCTTCAAACCGCGCTATGGCAACTTCATCGGTGGCGAATTCGTCGCGCCGGTGCATGGCGAGTACTTCACCAACACGTCGCCGGTCAACGGTCAGGTGATCGCCGAATTCCCGCGATCCAGCGCCGCCGACATCGACAAGGCCCTGGATGCCGCCCATGCCGCCGCCGATGCCTGGGGCAAAACGTCGGTGCAGGACCGCTCCCTGGTGCTGCTGAAAATCGCCGACCGTATCGAACAGAACCTGGAAATCCTCGCGGTCAGCGAAACCTGGGACAACGGCAAGGCCGTGCGCGAAACCCTCAACGCCGACGTCCCGCTGGCGGCTGATCATTTCCGTTATTTCGCCGGGTGCATCCGTGCCCAGGAAGGCGGCGCGGCCGAGATCAACGAGTTGACCACGGCGTACCATTTCCATGAGCCGCTGGGCGTGGTCGGGCAGATCATCCCGTGGAACTTCCCCTTGCTGATGGCGGCCTGGAAACTCGCCCCGGCCCTGGCTGCCGGTAACTGCATCGTGCTCAAGCCGGCGGAGCAGACGCCGCTGTCGATCATGGTCTTTGCCGAACTGATCGCCGACCTGCTGCCGGCCGGTGTGCTGAACATCGTCCATGGTTTCGGTCGCGAAGCCGGCGAAGCCCTGGCGACCAGCAAGCGCATCGCCAAGATCGCCTTCACCGGTTCCACCCCGGTAGGCTCGCACATCATGAAATGCGCCGCCGAGAACATCATCCCGTCCACCGTAGAGCTGGGCGGCAAGTCGCCGAACATCTTCTTCGAAGACATCATGCAGGCCGAGCCGGCGTTCATCGAGAAGGCGGCCGAGGGCCTGGTGCTGGCGTTCTTCAACCAGGGCGAAGTCTGCACCTGCCCATCCCGCGCCCTGGTGCAGGAATCGATCTACGACGAATTCATGCAAGTGGTGATGAAGAAGATCGAGCAGATCAAACGCGGCGACCCGCTGGACACCGACACCATGGTCGGCGCCCAGGCGTCCGAGCAACAATACGACAAGATCCTTTCGTACCTGGACATCGCCCGCGAGGAGGGTGCCGAACTGCTGACCGGCGGCGCGGCCGAGCGCCTGGAGGGGGACTTGTCGAGCGGTTATTACATCCAGCCGACCCTGCTCAAGGGCCACAACAAAATGCGTGTGTTCCAGGAAGAAATCTTCGGCCCGGTGGTGGGCGTGACCACCTTCAAGGACGAAGCCGAAGCCCTGGCGATCGCCAATGACAGCGAGTTCGGCCTCGGCGCCGGCCTTTGGACCCGCGACATCAACCGCGCCTACCGCATGGGGCGGGCGATCAAGGCCGGGCGCGTGTGGACCAACTGCTATCACCTGTACCCGGCCCACGCGGCGTTCGGCGGCTACAAGAAGTCCGGCGTGGGGCGTGAAACCCACAAGATGATGCTTGACCATTACCAGCAGACCAAGAACCTGCTGGTGAGCTATGACATCAATCCGTTGGGCTTCTTCTAA